From the genome of Nicotiana sylvestris chromosome 1, ASM39365v2, whole genome shotgun sequence:
GTAATTTGCAACTATTGAATTGCAAACGTTAGAACTCGATTActgttgaacttcttcaaccaaCTTCATGTTGTGAGGTCCTTTTAGAAGCTAAATTTATATGAATACTTCTATCTACTCTTTTACAGTATATGTTTCACTATAAAGACTTCATAACTTAAACCAGAATTTTATATACCATAATAATCGCCAAAATTATATTTTTACCCCATTTATCTACAAATTGATCAGAGATTATAAATTTTTTTTACTCTATTTGATCTTACTACTTATAAGCttgcaataaaaaaaataaaaaaagtacttCAGATATGATAATGCTAATCAAAGAACATACCTTTGGTAACAAGTTTTTTTTGCGCCTTTTCTGATTCTGTATGGTGTATTTGCTTGGTATAGAAAGTGGGATTTTTTGATTTTCCATGGAGAAGGATCTGAGAAGCTGGATTTAGCATGCCCTTTTGAAAGACTTTAGAAGAAAGATGAATTGTATTGATGATCGTTATTCTATAGCATCAATTAGTGCATCTCGAGTAAGCTGATAATTTGCAATATGTTCATCTATTGAAGGCCTAAGTTCTCTAAATTTTTTTCTGTCCCTTCGTTCAGCCCTTCGATCTCTTAACTTATTTTGTATCGCCCTTGGGACATTCCTGATAACTTCAGGCTTTGAGTCAGAATCATTATAGGAATAAATGCTGCGACGGCGTACCCTTCTACGTTGTCCCATTCGTTGAATTTGAGAACTCGTAGTTGGAGTAATTTGAACGTGTCCTTGTTCAGCCATATTTGAAATAGGACTAAGGAAACAATAAGAATCGCTACAACATCTCATTGTGATAACATAGGACATGCATATTATTTGAACATGTTGATGGATTTATACAACTATTTTAAAAGACATTGTCAACTGAATGAAGGACAAACATCAGTAGTGGATATAAAGCTTCCTTGGTTGCGCATCGAcaggaaataaaaataaacaaaagttTACTGAAGCTCTTTCGAGTATTAAAGGAGATGAGAAGAAATTGCGAGACAAATTCTGTAATTCTgaaaattaaaaggaaaagtaCAAACTTTATAAGTTTCAGCAATTCTGGACATGTAACAACTCAGTTAAAAACAGAAACCACATTATGCTAAATTCCAATATGAGTATTTAGCTACGCAGCCTAATTTAAGTCAGTATACTAATAAGATGACAACACAAATACAGTTGTACATAATAAATTCCAGTAGATCACATAAAATTTAGTATATTCATGTCCATGATACTATCCTATATTGCAACAAAAAACAGtaattaaattgaaaaaaaagtttTCCAAATCTGTTATTCCAAAAAGACACTCTGTAAGAAAAAAATTGGGAAAATAAAAGAGCATCTTTAACCAACAATTATGTAAATCGTAAATCTGCAAACAGTGGATTAAACTTCATACCGTTGTTATTAGGCGAAAATTTAAAGACTTGAGGCTATCGTGATTTTGCAGAAAAATTTGTTACGTAATATTGTCGGAGTCTCCTCTGTTTTTCTTTGTTCTCTCACCTTTTCTTGTTTTAACGCCTCCCTTATTATGTCCTTTTATAATATCATGTGATTAGTATAGTGGGGAAGTGAATATAGTGGGGCAGTGTGGATGATTTGTGAAGGGAGATGTGAAGTAGAGGGTTGAAACGTGAGTATTGTTGGGTGGGAGTGGGAAAACGTGGGGGGTATATGATAAGAGAAAGAACTGCATATTCAAAATGGTGAACTGAAGGGTTTTGAAGGCTACTCCTATTTTTGAGGAAGCCGGcacattttttcaaataaaatgatttaataatttaaaaataagaaAACTGAAGAGAAGTTGGAACGGTTTACTCATGAGAAATTGGAACCGGTTATTATTTCTAATAGTAACTTCCTAATGATTAATTACTTATTTGAATTGAGTAAATAACTACCCCTTCTTCAAATAATagatatttaaatattttaatttaaaatttaaaactaattAATAACAAATTAACTAAGTTTTGTCCTAAAAAAGAACACATGGCATAAGGAATTTCAATTACTGTTATAAGGAATTTCAATAACGCAAAAATAATTTCCGGTTAAGTTGTCTTTCATtactttaaaaatatttaaataagaGGTTACAAGTGAAATGCTGATGTCACTAGCtagttcaaaattttacaaaattTGACCGCCATGGTTCGGTTCATGGCCACCACAACCACCGTCATCCACCGCCATCTTCGGCAACATATCCGCACCTTCGTGAACGCAAGAGTCAAATGGGTACGAGACCCATACCTTGATAAAGcagtagaaaaggaaaaaaacctCAAACCATTACTCTCTCTCAAGAACTTAATCCTTTCCCATCACTCAAAATCTCTACCCCTTCGCACCATTTCCCCTCTCAAACCCCAACTCAATCTTCCCACCATTGCCCTCAAATTCATCCAAAATTACCCTTTTATTTTCAAAACTTTCAGGCCTCCTGTACCCTTATCCACTCTACATGTAAAGCTCACTCCAAATGCACTATCTTTACATAATGACGAGACCCTTTTTCTTAGTCTTTCACATTACCGTAAAGATTTAGCGCACAGATTAGCAAAACTATTGATGCTCACAAGAGCTAAAAGACTTCCTTTTTATGTTATTGAAAGGTTTAAATTTGATTTGGGTTTGCCTCATGATTATTTGTTGAGTTTTTTACCTGAATATCCTGACTATTTTCAGATTTGTCAAATGGGTTTTAAGGATTCTGATGGTCGTGAGGTTTTTGGGTTGGAATTAGTTAAATGGAGGGAGGATTTGGCTGTTTCTGTGACGGAGAAAAGGGTGAAAAGAGAGGATTTTGGGGGTAGGAAAAGAGTGCATATAAGGTTTTCGATGAATTTACCAAGAGGATTTGATTTGGTGAAGAAAGTGAGGAATTGGGTTGAGGAGTGGCAGAATTTGCCTTACATTTCACCTTATGAAGATGCATTTCACTTGGCTCCTAATAGTGATCAAGCAGAGAAATGGACAGTTGGGGTGATTCATGAACTGTTAAGTTTACTTGTATCAAAGAAGACGGAGAGGGAGAATATTTATTGCTTAGGGGATTATTTGGGATTTGGAATAAGGTTTAGAAAAGCTTTAGTGCATCATCCAGGTATATTTTACTTGTCGAATAAGATTAGGACGCATACTATAGTTTTGAGGGAGGCATTTAACAAGAACATACTGGTTGAGAAGCATCCATTGATGAGAATGAGGTACAAGTACATCAGTCTCATGAACAGAGTGTTGAGACGGGGAATACCAATCAATGCTGGAGCTGTTAGGTACAGGAAGCGGCTGGCTTCTTTGAAAGGaggaaaaaggaaggaaaatgagaaGAGGATGAGACAAGTTAAAAGTGTAGAGAATTGAGAAGTTTGAAAGATTGGACAAAAATATGACAAAAGTGACAATAGAAAGACTAGATTATTTGACAATGATAATTTTATTATGCATGATGCTGCAAAGGCTGATACGAGACGAGTGTTCTGTGAGTAATTGCAATGTTGGTGTCTGGAAAATGAGGAATCCAACGGCTGTAGAAACATGGGAATGCTGAAGAATAGAAGAATAGTACAGCTTGTCGTTACACAGCTTGGAAAATGTGGCCTTCGAAAGTGACTCTTGTACTTTGATGGCAATCATACTTGctaaaaagaaggaagaaataaCAGGATATGACAATAGAGACAGAAGATGTGAATGATACTTATATAAAGGCTTGTATATAGATGGATTTGTGTGACAGTAATTCACTATATGTTGGTGACCAGATGTTGCTGGAAACTTGGCAATGCTCAAGAATAGATGAATGGTACAGCTTGTCTTTATATGGATATACAGGGCAAAACAAGGTAAGGAAACCTTAGTATGCACGACAAGCTGACAGCCGTTGCTGAAACTGTCTTTACATTGGATGATCTGGCCTTTGGCTGGATAgctattttttgaaatcagatTGCCTTCTCTTTCCGTCCCTTCTGATTTCTGAAGTGAAGGGAGACTCGTACCCTTCGAAATGGTCATATTCTTACTATGATGGCAATCCCCCTTTGCCAAAATCGGGGCGCAAATTGGAGGTCTGTATCAAACAAATGTTTAACCATCTTGAGTGAACATACATCATGTGATACTTGCCCCTTCGTGAGCTATGATCATCTCCAATCTTGTCTAATTTTGTATGGCGACACATCCTTTGTAACATTTCCAATTTCCACTTTTAGAACACTTCCTCAACATTAATTCTCATATAGGATATTGCTAATCTCACAACTGTGCTATAGATCTTATTTTTTCAATTTGGTAAGTATGTTCATAACACATACCGCTCCTTTAAAAGTTAAAACTCCTCCATTTCAATCATATGATTGTAATTTTAAGTTGCATGTAATTTGGACTGACTATTCCAGGTGGAATTTCGTTTACTAACAAGAATATGAAAATATCGTGTTCTCATGTTGGTTTAAGAACGTGGAAAAGTCACTAAGAAATAGAacgagaagaagaaaaacaaaaacaatatGAAATTATGAAGTATTCATGAGTGTGAAACAATGGGGATTCCAAGACTATTAAGAGAAGATCTTGGGGAATAAATTTTCTCACTCATTTTGACAGTGCGAAACTGAGAAAGGGGGAAGAAAGAGTTGGAATGATTATTCTTTCAGAGGCGATTCCTTATACTAATTTTTTGTCAGAATTTTCAATGTAATGAAAGGGCATCATAAGCTaatgttaatttttttttgagtTGAGAGAGAGCATATGTAactcttaaaaaaaaaaatttgctgAACCAAGactttcaaatttctaaaaagttagttattatattttttttcaaatgaaTTTCACAAACAAATGCCATTTTAAaaacttttttcttctttttctttccttatttctcaCTCTATCACATTTCCTTtcgttttgcttttctttttcattcttacTGTTTCTTCTCTCgttattttgttttttatttttcagttttttcTAACCTTGGTTGTCGATGCCGTGGTAGTGGAGCTAAATCTTGATCCTTCTTCAACAGTCCAATGCTCTATTTGGTTGGGGGAAAATGCTAAAAATTTAAGAATGTTATGGTTAGATTCTGTAAGAATAAGTACATTTATCATTAATCGACTCTTGCAAGAAAAAAGAGTAGACACAGACAAGGAAGAAgattaattcttgaaaaaattAAAGATTTCCGACTGTTAGTTGAGATTTGGGTTCGTTTAACTTTATATATGTGTAAGTTTTTGTTGAGAATGTGATTTGTGTGTGGGAGAGAGAATAAAGATTAGCAGGAAAAATAGAAGGAGAATGCCGGAAAAAGTCTCCGGTGACCTGTTCCGGTGGGAACCGGAGCGataagagaagagaagaaagcaagaaataaaaaagtaagaaaatgctataaaaataagtttttaatatatatttttgctTCTCACTCTCTCTTTCAAGAGCGAAATACACACACTTTGCGGAGTAAGCATCTAAGGGATAAATAATTTTATTCTGAGATAGTTCAAGGGGGTAATAAAACCCTTCAAAGTTAAAGTTAAAGTGTGTAGTTAAAAATCTGCCCTTGATTCACGGGTACTTATACATTTTCTCTTATATTAAATAATAACAAGCTTTAATATAATGTACATAATATAGTTCTCTGTAAAATGTGAAAAATTCCATCCAAACCATGCCACTAACCTCAAAGTAAAGCTTAATACTAAAAGCAGTTTGATGTTATATGTTCTTAGGCAATTTACTAAAGTTTTTGTAAAACCACATAAGTGCTACTGCCCTTAAAAACAGTTACACACGAGTATATGAACAAAACAGGCCAATAAAAATGGAACTTACCAAGTATCACACCTTTCTCGTTCGAACTTCATTAATCCTATAATTATATAGTACTAGTTTCTACAAACGTGCACGTTATTCCCTATCAATCATCACAAAAGAAAGATGTTAGATAATATTATTGTAATTACATTATATTTGTTTTATGGCACTAATTTTCAATATTGAGGTAAAACAATATTATTGAAATTTATCCCCAATTTTATGGTAACACAAACTTTTCAATAGCGAGTAATACCTACTCCTTACAaaacattaaaataaaactattacACATTCGAAAACGTATGAAACTACCTAGCAAGATCAAGCCATCGAAGTTTAGAAATGCATATATAACAGATAAATATATTTAATGTATGCAGGTGTCTATATTTTTTATACATCGCTTGTGTGCTGTAGCTAGACATTAAAAACAGAGATTTAGTTTTAAGCATTTCAAGAGGGaaaaaaatttaatatataaatagagTATGTCCTACAAGAGAGCTAAGCGAAGTTTTTGTGcttaacaacttgtttggatggttgttaactattgtattgtattgttacttTAACTACAAGGTTTGTTTTGattattacttaaattttattgtatcgtatcgttaaatccgtcgttacgtaacgatgaaatgtgccactttatgtaacgatcgATTTGGTGTAGTCGtatcgttaccttgtctttttctctcaatctcacctattattattattaaataattttattttatcatttaccctacctttttatataccgTATCATAATttgtctttataatattgcaagtttattcatcaTATTACTAGTGCATGATACCATGAAACGATGGCAAAATGACACAAtccatccaaacattgtattcaccaaacgatacagtacaatacaatataatacgatacattatgaaacgatatgtaacaaccatccaaacaagctgtaaatcCCTAACAAAGGCGAGCTCTCATGCGACATTTATAGTTgtattgttttttttatatatattttcaagCTATTACTATATTAAAATCAGTGGCGGATACACCTTTGGACATATGGGTGCTGAAGCACCCATTGGCTTTGGCCAAATTATATAATATATTCATAAATAATACTTAAAAACTTCACTAATTGATCATGAGCACCCACTATGACCATGCTTGGCCAttagaatttaaattaaaatcagTGAAGTACCCACGACCTATAAATTTTGGATCCGCCACCGATTAAAATTGATATAGACAATTACTTGATAGCGATATTAGATAGGAGTATCACTTTTCATGTCAATGTAAACTTTAGTTTTATACCAAAATCATAGTTAATTTCAAAGTCCAAAATAATATATGACAATAATTTAATGATAATTTATCCAATATGAAATTTTATTTAAATGATAATTCATGCCAGATATTTTGCTTCAAGTTTCCTTGCAAACTCGCAATATTTTCGGCTTCATCTTCCCCAATCGTTAACCTGATGTTGTCAAAAAATAAATTTTCTCATCAGAATTAGAGTTGCATCTGGTATTATTGATGAGATTATCTTCATCTCTTTTGTGTTGCATTATTCGTCCCTATAAACatctacttctaacttgaaatgctGAAATAAGTTTATATAAAATGTGTAATTTACTTTTattcaaaataaattttatttgCGGTGGAAATTCCTTTACATACTTAGATGACAAAAGTTGAATGAGAACAATATATATAAAGCTATAGTTTTTCCATAATCCTTTTGTCACTTTCTAATtttctaaataaggaaagaagaaatTAGGCCTCTATATACTCCTATTGTTTTTTCTAATTATCCATTGACTATCTTTCTCTAATCCATTTACTCAACAAATTAACTTGCCATTAACATTAAATCACCTCAAAAACTCTATTGTTGTTATgaaatattataattatattagTGGATGTCTATAACTCCTAAAGAAGTTACTCCCACTATTCTTCTCCATTATGTAGCTAATTCCCATTACTTCTCACTAGTATAGTTGTAACTCCCACACTTCCATAACCTCCCCATGATCTTCCTTATGATTTCAAATGTTTAATGTCATGTTTATGACATTCTTTTGTATACCTCTATGTaatcctataaatagagggttttgACACCTCATTGTATATACTTGAATACattgaagaaataagaatctctcatctctctctctacATTCTTGTCTATTTGCTTGTTTCATATTATTACTTTGAGCTATGTTTCTTAACAATTGTTcaaatcttgatataattatatgTAAAGCGAATAAATATGTTACATATTcaatataaaattttaaattttaaacccATTAGATTTCTTGCTTAAATATAACACTATTGTAAATTTGTGTCGACCGCTATTTCACTTTTCTACCATAATTTTACAAGCTTCACTATTATGACATCATCAAAGAGATTAACATACTCTCCATGGATGCAATATCCTATTTTAAGAACATCGAAAATAAGTAACTTATATTATGTCATaagatttatttttattttttgcaaaaataggatTAAAAACTATTAAAATTAACATACCAAAGCTTCAAAGAACAATCTTGACGCTTAAATTTACTTTTCTCCAACAAATAAAATATCGGAAAAATAACACTATATAgtcactctcaaaataatagccgaatatatatatatatatatatatatatatatatatatatatatatatatatatatatattgtacatTCTATATTTTATATACaaatttatataaattttatatatattttttgactaccaaatataaataatttctaacgcggactaaaagtgataatacctcTAAAATGTCATTAAAGTAgcatgtcgaatatgacttgtgtgcaaaatttggggtcaatcggacgtgatctgataggtttcagcatcgaatgtagaagttgagattctaaagttcattaagcttggattggagattgattcatgattttaatattatttgatatgatttgaggcctcgaacaagtccgtaatgtattttggactggttggtgtgattggacggggtcccgggggcctcaagtGAATTCCGAGTGGTTAACAGATTGAATTGGGTTGGAAAGAATAGCTGAAGCAGCTGATATCTGGACGCAGATGCAGTGGTGAAGGGTgaaggctgggaccgcagatgcggtcaggttaccgcagaagcgggaccacacATGCGGAAGAAGGAGCGCAGAAGTGGAAACGGGCTGGGAGCcccggaccgcagaagcggcaattGGTTCGCActtgcgggaccgcaggtgcgaaaggacTGGAGCCAGTGAGCTCTCTTTAAAAATTGAGTTTTGGTTCATTTCCACCTATTTTCACTTCgggttggacgattttggagctttCGGAAAAGAGATTTtcttcatctatgtcaaggtaagttgttcccactcattagacgttaaatacatggttttgcttcggatttgagcatgaaaaatttgtagaaacttggggttgggggaaaacctagaaaatggatattttggatttttaacacgattttgggtataaaattaagagaaaatcatatatttgagtccgtgagttcatgggtaaattttatcttcgaaaaatttcggaattcgggcacgtgggcccgagggcaattttgttaacttttcgatcggggttatgaattgttgtaaattggattgtaatgagtcattgaacatatattaatggatttgcataattattggctagttttggagcattgtgcatcgattcgagtctttgggagagcgtggaatgccggttatggatcttcggagcgaggtgagtctcctttctaaccttgtaagagagaattgtccccataggtgaaatattggttatgtgctcctatttgtgggggctacgtacgcacgaggtgacaagagtccgtgcgtagctactattatgtttaagtccgggtagtctaggaccctaaagcatgctatacttggaatatttgtaatcttattgacatttgaattgcttaaatcctatcgaattggtaaatgaatttctaaaaagattaaacttcagTTTTCttaatcattaaaagagaattggcttttatttggataaacattCCTCGATAAATTTTTAATTGGTTGTTTGACtgtgtgtatctatgtgtgcccgcgtcgcatgtatgattcgtgagcggggtatttgtttatttatgttgaccgcgtcgcatgtatgattcgcgagcggggtaatagatgcatctatggttcatgccgttcgaccctcggcagtgcacattttacatttacgttggatcgggccgtacgacctcgacatgatatgcgcatgcttatATTGTTTTCTTGAGAATATTTAATATTGATACTTGCCTTTCCTGGCCAGAGATAAATGGATATAGATAATAAAAAGTAAATCCTTGGAAATCCTTTaatatttgagaagttgtttacctgctttccgGCTTTATGAGTTAAATTTTGATTTATGAAATCCATGAGTTCCTCACAAtgttactatattatcattggaccattagtaagtatcgaagtcgacctcttgtttctacttcttcgagattggacgggatactcattgggtacacgttgttttcatactcatactatacttgcgGTGCATTTTTGTtccacaggttcatatgtggctagtggcttagtggcatagcggcatggttgatacggagacttaggtgaccTGCATTTATCGAGATGACTCGCAGCCAACAGAGTCCCCTTCAAAGTATTTTACTGTgcttttcatttctgtccactttgtattctggacagttactgtattttatttcattccctagtaaatgcttatgcacttgtgacaccgggttctgggatgattatggggtatcttgtattaacttcttaacattcatattttatttgaaacgattatcttttactggtaaaattgaaggaaaatcatagttttcaaaaatgagaatttaattaagtattttggttggctcgCCTGACAgtagtgtccggcgccatcacgatccttagtgaattttgggtcgtgacaaatagtATGACAAtagcatcccgacaagggaacaataatgataataatatcctggcaagggaacaataatgataataatattcCGACAAGGGAAAAATTATGAAaatcctcatatgaagcgcaataaaccacaacagagtcataacaattacaatacaagacttacgggcatgcttgacaccgacgtatagatactca
Proteins encoded in this window:
- the LOC104229037 gene encoding protein WHAT'S THIS FACTOR 9, mitochondrial is translated as MVRFMATTTTVIHRHLRQHIRTFVNARVKWVRDPYLDKAVEKEKNLKPLLSLKNLILSHHSKSLPLRTISPLKPQLNLPTIALKFIQNYPFIFKTFRPPVPLSTLHVKLTPNALSLHNDETLFLSLSHYRKDLAHRLAKLLMLTRAKRLPFYVIERFKFDLGLPHDYLLSFLPEYPDYFQICQMGFKDSDGREVFGLELVKWREDLAVSVTEKRVKREDFGGRKRVHIRFSMNLPRGFDLVKKVRNWVEEWQNLPYISPYEDAFHLAPNSDQAEKWTVGVIHELLSLLVSKKTERENIYCLGDYLGFGIRFRKALVHHPGIFYLSNKIRTHTIVLREAFNKNILVEKHPLMRMRYKYISLMNRVLRRGIPINAGAVRYRKRLASLKGGKRKENEKRMRQVKSVEN